The following nucleotide sequence is from Arvicola amphibius chromosome 1, mArvAmp1.2, whole genome shotgun sequence.
CCAATTAGGTTGCCATCTGAGTTAATGTTGCAACTGAATTCATGTTTATGGGACACTGTAAGTTAAGGACTAACTGGTAAATTGGAAGAAGGATTTTGTCTGTCAAcctttgttgtttcttgtttgtttttagacctgaaactcaccattcagtttctattttgagCCCAATTAATATTGAGCACTATTTTGTAAGCTTTGAAATTATACAGTAAAACAAAATCCCTACCTTCCATGCTTTAGAAATGTGTGCTAATAGTGGCTATATAGGTATATACAATCCAAACTAACAAGATAATGTACAAAATCATTAAATATTGACATGTATAATTCTCACCACCCTCCACTACCCATTCCAGGTCATGCTCAGACTGATGTCCAACttgtggtaatcctcctgtctcagcttccaagtgctggaatattGTCTTGAGCAACTGCCCCTGGCTCCTGAGTTTTTTGATGGGCACTGTTATCTATGTAGAACAAGGCTGTGCAATCGCTAAAATAACTCAAGGATGGAAAACTCACCCATGTGAGGAAGTTGGCTACTTTGAATAATTCTAGAAACAAACCCAAGAGAAGCATCCAAAGAGGGTGATTAAAGAATTGTTACCATGGAAACtatttctaagaaataaaaagcaatctaGGCTGTTTGCCAGGATCTTGTGTCTATGGCTCCAACTGGTTCCCCTCTCAAAGCTCTCTCTGATACAGCAATTCAGGTACTAACATTTGATAGAAGGGTTCCTATCCATGAAGTTGTTAAGTATATTGAATGGCAACTTGGTAAGGGTTTCAGTTTCCTACAAGCAGTAGCGCTGTGGGCACCGTGTCACCCTCACTTGTCCCCATTTTCCCCATCCTCATGCAAAGAGACTGAAGGAGCAGCCTTCTCAGCATCGAGcaccctctcagcttctttagcaGCTTGCTGGCATTCTTCATTCAACTCCTGAAGAAACGCCAAGATGTGCAAGGCCTCAGAATCAAATTCATTTTCAGAAAGTCGCCTTAGGGCAATTCTTTGAAGTTTGTTTATCATCTTTCCTTTAGGCTTCGTCTCCAGCCTTATTTTCACACCCTCCATAAAATGATGGATGGCCTTGTCTTCACACTTCATTTGAAACAACTGGAAATTGCCATACTGTAGGTGGAGCAACTGTTTAAGGCCTGGTGTGAGAACATTCTTGAATTCTTTCTGGAAGTAATAATCAGCTTCTTCATACTGGTTTGCCATGGCATAAAGTCCAGCAAGGTAGCTACAGGAATGTTCGAGAAATTCCTTGATCTCCTCTGCTTTCCTTAAGTGGTTAATCGCCAGTTCTATTAGTTCCTGAAACCTCGTTTGATTCCCATTCAATGCAGTCTCTCTTCTATGAACCATTCCAAGGACTTTTGACCTGTAACAGCACCCAACATGGTAATGCGCATAGGCATTGTTTGGCAGGCATTTTAAAGCCTTTCTAAGCAGCTGTATGGCTCTGTCCGCGTCATGTGTCTTGTAATAAAACTTGGCTGCACTGAGCAGCACATCTGTCGCATCTGGGGCTTTCCTTATGGCTTCTTCAACTAGTTCCCATGCTTGGTTTTCATCTACCATCTCAAGCTTCAGTGCCAAGAGGACTTTAAGATAAGAGTTGTCGGGAGAAAGTCTATGGGCTTCTTTCAGAGAGTCAATGGAGTCCTGCCGTGCTGGCCAGTAGTCCAGACGGTAGCTTGCAATGGCCCATCCAGAGGTGAATTCTGGGTTCTCCGGGTCCTTTTCCAGAGCCTTCTCAAAACACACCTTCACTCTctcattttggttctgggtgcACTTTAATCGGGCCCACCCTTCCTCACAGTCAAGCTCAGGACTCTCGATCCTGTAGGGACTGGAAAACTTCTCACAGACCCCTCTCACCTTGTCGAGAAAAGCCTGTGCTTTTGAGAATTGGCCCATGTGATAGTAAACCCAAGCATAGTTTCCCCAGGTGACCAGACTTCTGATTTCTACTTGGTCAGGATGCTGTTGCTGGATGAAACTTTCAGCATCCTCTAAACACTTCAGTGCTGCCTCGTTTTGGCCTCTGAGGTGCTTGACATAGGCCAGGATGTTGCACATCGTGGCTTTACACTCACTGTTCTGAAACTCATCCTTGTTAAACaccctgtcctcaaactcatccAAGGACTCATCTCCCGCTATCAAGTTCCAGGTGAAATGGCATTTTAGCTGCTGGAGCCTGCTCTCCAAGGATTTCTTTATAGGTGTGctgtgggacagaaaaaaaaaaaaagaaacagtcatttGGGAGACACCACACACGTTCACCTGTCAAGGAGTGGGATCACAGCAAATATTCCTTTCCTTCTAAAGAGTGTTCATCTAAACATAACCAAGGTgcatgctttcctttcctttatttcaatATTTGTCATTTGTCTGAATTACTGCATAAGGAAGTAAGAGTTTGCTAATTTTAGGCAGAAAAACTGACAGAAGGAAGTGAGTCAGTCCTAGACGGCATTTGTGTTTCCTAGAAAGACTGTTTCTGTTAGCTAGTTACTGCCTTTGTGTTGGAGGGTCACTGTGGACCCCAGCACAGCTTCAGTGTTATTCCTGGAGCTTTTTATTTAGAGATAGTAACTGAATTTCTTCTTACAACATCCCaccacaattcttcacagaccttgaaagaacagtattcaattTCATACGGAAGAACAGAAAACCCAGAATAGTTTCAACATTCCCGTACAATAATGGTTcatccagaggcatcaccatccctgacttcaaactctactatagagctatagtaataaaaaacagcttggtattggcataaaaacagacatgtggaacAATGGAATCGAACTGATGACcttgacattaatccacacacctacgagcACCTGACTTCTGACAAAAAGTAAATGTAGTACAATGAAAACAGGAAAGCatcttaacaaatggtgctggtctaactgaatgtcaacatatATTAGATTGCcaagagatccatatctattgccatgcacaaaactcaagtccaaatggatcaaagacctcaacatctGATATAGGCTCAGGGAACAGAACTCTactcctctagaagagcagtattTGTTTGCAATTGTCAAtctgtctctccatccccagtccaatttttaatgtatctttaatgttctttctttttttagtccaacatcttgaaatttgatcACATTACTTGTGtctcttatttaaacatttttactcTCGTCTGCTGTTGGATTACTCTGTTAACCACTTATTGTTAAAAGATAGTTACTATCTTTGttttaagttcttttattttgcatCTTGTACTTTGCATTGGATGCCCCTTCCCCTGCCttcttctctctgtttcattGCCCTCATTCCTGTCTCAAAGCCTCCATGTGCAGTGTTCCCACTTTCACTTTATATCACATGTGCTCTggtgcctcccccaccccttctcttttatatcacatgtgctctggtgcctcccccaccccttctcttttatatcacatgtgctctggtgcctcccccaccccttctcttttatatcacatgtgctctggtgcctcccccaccccttctcttttatatcacatgtgctctggtgcctccccctcccccctctcttttatatcacatgtgctctggtgcctcccccaccccttctcttttaTATCACATGTGCTCTGgtacctcccccctcccccctctcttttatATCACATGTGCTCTGGTGCCCTCCCTCTGATCGCTTCTCTTTTAATGTCtcttttctgttgtcttctgATCCTGATTCCATTTGTAGTTCCCTGACAtctacacacattcatataattACACATATGTAAAGCTAAGATTCACAGATTAGAACAAGCAGTGTTTGCCATTCTGAGTCTGGATTTTCTTActtaatattttctagttctatccattttccttcagagtgcataatttcattttgttctttaaaaacacattctaATTAAAACATAACTGTGTCACTTCCCCCTTTCCCTGTTTTTCCTCCAGTTTCATTTGTCTCCTCCCTCAAACTACTCTCATGCTCTCCACTCTCAAAttaatagcctctttttctttgagcaTTTTGCATATTTTTGGATATGTATGCAAAAATCTACAGATACAATCTTCTGAGTCcatcttttgttgtttgtgtgtattgtgtgtattttgtgtattgtgtgtattttgttgtttatgtgtatttaGAGTCTGAACACTAAGTAACCAGTTAGGTAGCTCATCCCTAGGAGAGGCTAgtccttaatttcttttaaatggcAGAACAAAATTCCATTGCATGGACCACATCTTCATTATTCATTTATCATTGTTGGACACCTAGGCTGATTGCATTTCCTTGtttcataaagaaagaaacatgttaGTTTGCAACAAACACGGATGATCTGCAAAAGATTAAAGTCCCTTTGGGCATCTGCTCATTCGAACTACTTATATCTTATTTCCAATCACTCTTGAGTTTCACACATTTTACCATCATTGGGATATTTCATCTAACAATTGTATTATATATGCTAGCAATGCCTCAAACCTTTATTTCAGAATGAAATACAGTCTCCATACCCTTCCCCTGTTTCTTCTTCTTACATTGGTGATGTTCCATTTTGATAGCTTACTAATACTTTCACATTCTTGTTTAATTTCCCTTTGAATCTTATTCTCTCGGATTTATAGTTTATACCAAGGATAGGGTG
It contains:
- the LOC119819562 gene encoding interferon-induced protein with tetratricopeptide repeats 2-like yields the protein MSTPIKKSLESRLQQLKCHFTWNLIAGDESLDEFEDRVFNKDEFQNSECKATMCNILAYVKHLRGQNEAALKCLEDAESFIQQQHPDQVEIRSLVTWGNYAWVYYHMGQFSKAQAFLDKVRGVCEKFSSPYRIESPELDCEEGWARLKCTQNQNERVKVCFEKALEKDPENPEFTSGWAIASYRLDYWPARQDSIDSLKEAHRLSPDNSYLKVLLALKLEMVDENQAWELVEEAIRKAPDATDVLLSAAKFYYKTHDADRAIQLLRKALKCLPNNAYAHYHVGCCYRSKVLGMVHRRETALNGNQTRFQELIELAINHLRKAEEIKEFLEHSCSYLAGLYAMANQYEEADYYFQKEFKNVLTPGLKQLLHLQYGNFQLFQMKCEDKAIHHFMEGVKIRLETKPKGKMINKLQRIALRRLSENEFDSEALHILAFLQELNEECQQAAKEAERVLDAEKAAPSVSLHEDGENGDK